Below is a genomic region from Raphanus sativus cultivar WK10039 chromosome 4, ASM80110v3, whole genome shotgun sequence.
tttggtacTAGCGGAATCAAGAAAACCagcacgggtatttattttctgtttttagttttcttctttgtattaaatgatgtatttgtaatattgatcataaatttagactaaaaactaaatttttgcagttataacaaaaaaaattaattttaattaaatactgTATTCTGATATAAATTCAACTATCCTAATTAAAACAGTATAAGGGTGGGTCATAATACTttcgaattccaaatatttaaaatttctattaaaataaatttgttaaaaaaaataatctcaCTTTATTATTGTTTATTACTAGAACGTGACCCGTGACcgtttgaaattttgttttcacaGTAATATTTTTGTACTAAATGGTTTagtatatatttgttatttaaaatatataaaaaatttaaaacataataatttaatttattagtttgaataattaaatttaatgatttaaatatccGTTATAtcatcacagtgtatcatataaacaaatccaatatttacaactaattggacttatatatatatatatatatatctgtgtgtgtgtgtgtgtgaaaacattatactaataaattaatatattattttatttctatattttataaatcgattatgatgtgtgattttttattttttatttactataaataaatattgaaaaatatttaatatattactatgaaatatatttagaaatctATTGGAAAATTCATTTTGGTTAGAATTCGTTtaagaaaatctattatttaaattagaaaatatattagatgtttaaatctattatttaaattaggaaaagacaagcATATTTAAATATAGGTTCAATAAATATCTCAGTGTATTCTAGTGTAAATAAGTAGTAAAACAAATGGACATTTCTATTTtgtacttcttttttaataatataaataaatgtctattatatcacagtgtatcataaaaacaaatccaatatttataactaaatggacttatatatatatatatatatatatatatatatatatgaaaacattatactaataacttaatatattattttatatttatctatattatataaatcaaTTATGATTTGTGATTTCTTATTACTAATAAgcattgaaaaatatttaatatattactaCAAAATCTATTTGGAAATCTATTGGAAATTCATTTTGGTTAGAATTCAATtaagaaaatctattatttaaattaggaaaatatatgttgtccaaaaaaaatttaggaaaatatattagatgtttaaatctattatttaaattaggaaaaaacaagtatacttaaatatatgtttaataaatatttcaatggCATtctagtataaataaataataaaattaaaggacatttatatttaaatttttttaataatataaatatacattccCTAGAGACTAAAGCCCGCAAAACGAAATTCATATTCCCGAAACTAAGaacaaatactccctctgtttcaaaatagttgatgttttggTTAATGCACAAGAATTAAGACATACACTTTTACCTAGAAtgtatcaattaaaatataaataaaaactaattcaACCAATCATCAAAAGAACTATAAAAACATCATTGGCTACACAATCTtcaataaactaaaactaatataaaaataccaaaacatcatgtattttgaaacatcaaaactctttaaaacatcatctaatttgaaacagagggagtattacaATCCAAATCAGATCAAATtatccaaattttagcaaaaaaaaaatcaggtcAAATAAGAACTCAAACCCTGACAAGTATgctaaattatttgaaatttaataaaatgaaaaaggaGTAAAACAACTACTTTTATATTACGTGCCATTATACTCCGCATGGTTTCACATTTAGCCTTTACAGAGTCAGAAAAAACCtaggaaataaaaaagaaagcaaTAAACCTTCTttattctgaaagaaaaaacTATCAAAGATGTGCTATGTGATAAAAGAATTGAAAAGGAAAGGAGAATTCTCAGAGAGAATGAGTGACATTTGTGTGATTTAAGGGGAAAGTAAAGGGTAACTCTGGCATTGTTGAACAACAAAAAGGTTCCTCTTCAATGATACTTAGCATGTGATGAACTGCTCCTGCAATGTCATCTACTGAACTTAGCTGGCAACTCTCTTCCACCTTCCAAAAtccaatacaaaatataatgtaaTGTTAACTTTCAGTACCCCTAAAAATATAACACCATTTCaagttaaaaaggaaaaataattaatattgatTCACGTTGCAATAACTAAacctcttttaaaaaaaaattggtgaaaaataaatataactccGCCAAGTATGGCAATAAATGTTAGACCAAATCTAGTTAAGAGTTCATAGACATTCCTTTTCTGTTCCCTGCCTCTCTGACCGTACATAATAATACCGTCTAGTCTAGCTCTAGTTTCGTAACTTCTTCAAAAGTTACCCCTCAAATAGTATCTGAACAAACTCGGTTTAGTCCGGTTTTATCGTCCAGCTTAGATGGTACTAATGATAAGAGTTCTCTTACCCTAGCTCTGATAGAATAGTCTGCATAAATTAAAGTGTCCAACGGACCCAAGGTGTAACATCTTTTTACCGTAATGCTCCAAAACTGAACCGAACTTATCTTGTTTAACTCCGGTGTAGATAAGATCGGATTCAGTTAATTTACCTTAGTGCTGATTGAGTAAATGGCAAAAGTTTCCAATGTTGTGACACTGAGGTGAAGCACGGAGAGGGAGAGTGACTGTAGAGCAGCCACTAGTTTTGAAAGTTGCGGTGGTCCGGTGGTAGCCACCACCGAGGTCCATTGGAAACCTCTTCTTCTTGACAGGATTCTGATGTTAGCATGAGTTTCTATTAGAGTCACTTCAAGATCCTCCATAGCGGTTTTCACCGAGCTTGTTGACCCATTTCTATTCTCCTGGCTTGGATCGTACGAGTGAAGAAAGAACTGTGATAGAGACGGATGAGGATTCTCAGGCTCGCAGTTTGAGTCTTGACTTGTTGAAGAAGTAACAGTCTGGTTTAGTTTATCCTTTTGAAGCTTTTGAGCTTCAAGAGATAGTAATTCATGTTCAAGTTCTTTGATGAAATCTATGGCTCCACCAACTATTGAAGCTTGATCACCCTTTCATGAAAAACAACGGCACAAAGAAAAGAAGGAAcatattagtaaataaatattgaaattcaacttaaaatcttaaaccttttaaaacaattttaccATAAAATTGAAACCCTAGTCGATATTGTAAGAAGTTTAAAAgaatttatcataaaaataatgaaCCTTTTGTGAAAAAGGTTGAGGCATGAGAGATCTTAAGACAGAGAGATGCTGATTCATTTGTCTTCTTCGATTTCTTTCTACCGCGATGTGAGTTATTCTTTGAttctcagcttcttcttcgtttttgCAAACCCTAGGCTTCCTCCTCCGCCGCTTCTTCCCTCTGCTAGCCGGTGGTGGCTGCCGTGACGCCGGTTCTTGGGGAGACATCTCCGGAATTGTGTTCTTGGAGATGATGATGTCATTTTCCGGCGATGGCTCCAGATCGAGGAGAGACTTGAATGGGGTTGGTGAAAGAGACTCGGAGAGCAAAAAGTTTAAGAGACCGTTTGATGATAAAGCTTCTAGTGTCATTGCTCTTTACAACGTTCTCTTCCTTATTGAACTACTAAGTACCATTGATTTATATATCGACATTccaaatttttgtttattatcttTTGCTCAGAAAATAACGAATAtagatttcataaaaaaattgtgGGCGAAAACGAcatattcagaaaaaaaaaatgggaatGATTAAAAATTGACAAACGTTGAAGCTCTGAGTTTTCTGAATGTGTGCATGTGAGACattatttgatattgattttgaTCCGTACTATCATGGAAGTGTAACTCCAAAATAAGCTTAGCTATGAAATTAATTTGCTGAATGACAATATATATTCTTTGTTTTACCATTCAACTTTGCGAAATTTCTACTAAACATATAATACGTTTCGTTAATAAGAATATGCATATGATATCATAATCATTTTTACCATCCGACATCAAATATCACTCGTACTTTTGGCTTATTTAAGGAAAACCTAAATTCTAATCGGAAGAGATATGAAAAACATTTGAATTTTGAGAGATTTATCCATCATATTAGtgttcaaaatgaaaaaaaaaaatccatcaaTTCATTTCAAACATCAAAATTGGGAAATaaagttttatataatcataGAGATGAAAGTCGCACAAGCAATGTAACCATCTTGTGtataaaattctatatatacatatacttttTTGTTAAAGATACACATACGTATTTGTATGAATATGATTTTTGATGATTGAGAAAGGGattagaaggaagaagagaatagTGGCACGTGAGATGGGTCAGAGAGTCTAAGGTCATGTTCTTTTCTCGCAATTCTGGACCATCACTTCTTTTTCAGTTCATTGCCCCTTTTACTATCCTAAAGGCCTCTAaacttttttcattttatgattATAACCTCTTTGTAACATACTTGGGCTGCCCCAAAGGAAATATACCATCATACATAATTCAATTTCCGTATACAAGTGCTAACCTAATTGTtgataaaaagaagaaatcaaTGATTAAAAGAGAGACTAGATCAATTCCAAGTACTTCAGttcaagaagaaaacaaatggaACCAAACCGGTTCGGTATTTGGCATGTCTCGACCGTGGGGACCGGGCAGTAGCATACACATATAGGACAAATGTGTGCTGGAAGAAAGCAAAATTTCAcattcaaatcttttttttgtattcattatatttattcttctttttttgctaaactgtaAATATCATAAATGAATAGAAGTTATACAAGGCGAACTTAGGTCCGAACCATCTTggcaaaaagaaaagtaaaaaacaagatggaacaaattttaaaacagaaacaaaaaatttataactcaGCCACATTGGCATGAGCAATCGAAATGGCTTTCTTGATCTTCTAGCTGATAAAATGTTTCTCATCTGCCTATCAATGACAAGGAACAGAGAAGCATGAGAGATAGAGACTTGATTATGGATCAGGTTATTCCTTTGCTTCCAGATATTAAAGATCACCGCTTGAACCGCCAGCTTCCTCAAGAGAGTTAGCTTCTTTGATGGAGAGGATCGGACCCAAGAAAGGAGCTCTGACCAAGAAGTAAACATAGAAGAAGGTGGGTGGCATCTTCTCAGAACATCCTGCCATACAGCTGTGCTATAAGGGCATGACAACATCAGGTGGTCTCTCGTTTCTTCAAAGCGTGAGCAGAATGGACAATCCGATGAGATGGGAAGACCCCAGGCCGCTAGACGAGAACGAGTGGGGAGTCTGTTATAATTTGCAATCCACATAGTGAATGCAAGCTTCGGTATTCCACCTTTGAACCAGACAACATCCACCCAGTCCTTGACCTCCCCACGTGGCCTCAATACTTCCCACGTCGTGGAAGACCTGAAAATACGAGAGGGGAAATCAGCAGCTAACCATTCTACCTCATCAACAACATTTAAAGGGAGAGGCAAGATCACTGTCGTAAGAAACATATGAAGTTCAACTTCCCTTTGAGAGCGGGGATGCGGTAATGTCCAGACGTTCTCCGTGATGGCGTCAGATACGAGCGCATTCTCTCTGATCCGCAACGCTCTCGGTCCAGCAGGACCAATATAATCAATCAGCTGACCAAGAGGGGTCCAGACATCAAACCAGAAGCTTGTAGACCTGCCATTACCAAGTTTTGTTTTACAGAACTGAAGAGCCAGAGGTCTAAGATCGAGCAGCTTCCGCCATGCCCAAGAGTCCGTCGCTCGCGGTTCAATTGCCCAGAAGGAGCGCTCATTCAAGTGTAGATTCCAGTGCCATTCCACCCAAAGAGAAGGAGACTTAGACAGAAGAAGCCAGATAAACTTAAGACACAGCACTTGATTCCAAACCGAGAAGCTCCGCAAGCCTAAGCCGCCTTCCTCCTTCGGTAGACAAACCGTTTGCCAAGCAATTTTTGCAATGCCTTTGTTTTCAATGTTTCCGGACCAAAGAAACCGGGCACACAGAGATTCGATCATTTTTATGCAACCCTTAGGAAGAATAAATGCAGAGAGCCAGAAAGAGACAATTCCAAAGATTACAGTTTTAAGCAGCTGCAGTCTTCCTGCGAAGGAGAGAAGCTTAGCCGACCAAGACTGGAATCTCGCTGTGATCTTAGTGAGAAGCGGGGCGTACTCTGATATTTTGAGCTTCCTACTCATAAGGGGGAGTCCTAAATACCTGATGGGTAATTGACCAGAGGTGAATCCGTAGCTAGCAATAGCAGCTGATTCAGATTGGTCGAGACCGGAGGTAAATAGCTCTGTTTTTGATGTATTCATTTGCAGGCCCGACCATGACGCAAAATCATCCAAGCACTCCGAAATTCCATGCAGACTATTACTTGAGCCATCAAAGAAAACCATTACGTCATCCGCAAACATTAGATGCGAAATTTTGAGCTGTTCTGTGCCCGGGTGGTATCTAATGATGTCGGCTTCGTATCTAGAGAGGAGGAGACGAGACAGACACTCCATAGCTAACACAAATAAGTACGGAGATAGAGGATCTCCCTGCCGAATACCTTTAGTACTCTTGAAGAACCCTCCAGTTGCGCCATTAACCGAAACCGAGAATGAAGCCGTGGACAAGCATTCCGAGATTAAGGCGATGTAGCTCTCCGGGATGGCTAAGGCTCGAAGAGAAGCGAGGATGAAATCCCAGCGCACACAATCAAACGCTTTCCTCAGATCAACCTTCAACATTCCCCTCGGCGTGAGGCTCTGCGTGTGGTAACCGTTGACAAGATCAGTGGCTAACAGCACATTTTCCGCTAACAGACGGCCCGGGAGGAAAGCAGATTGGGACTTGGATATCATGAGAGGAAGGATTTCCTTCAGCCTGGAAGCAAGTAGCTTGGAGATGACCTTGTACACCGTGTTGAGGCAAGAGATCGGTCTAAAGTCCGTGGTCAGAGACGCGTTCAGCTTCTTGGGGATCAACACGAGATTAGCTGCGTTCCACTGTTTTAGTAGCTGCCCTGACCTAAAAAATTCCAATATGGCTTCCGTAACCTCCGGCCCAACAATAGACCACGAAGCAACGAAGAACTCAGCAGAGTAACCGTCGGGTCCGCCAGATTTATTTTTAGGCAGGGAGAAGAAGGCTTCCTTTATGTCCTCGACAGTGAACTCTTTAACAAAACTAGCAGCCTGACTGTTGGAGCAGCGGAAATTAAAAAGCAGATCCAAGTCGCTTTGGATGAACATAGGAGGCGAGACAGGACTCCCCAGTAGATCAGAGAAATAAT
It encodes:
- the LOC108851411 gene encoding transcription factor bHLH71, which encodes MTLEALSSNGLLNFLLSESLSPTPFKSLLDLEPSPENDIIISKNTIPEMSPQEPASRQPPPASRGKKRRRRKPRVCKNEEEAENQRITHIAVERNRRRQMNQHLSVLRSLMPQPFSQKGDQASIVGGAIDFIKELEHELLSLEAQKLQKDKLNQTVTSSTSQDSNCEPENPHPSLSQFFLHSYDPSQENRNGSTSSVKTAMEDLEVTLIETHANIRILSRRRGFQWTSVVATTGPPQLSKLVAALQSLSLSVLHLSVTTLETFAIYSISTKVEESCQLSSVDDIAGAVHHMLSIIEEEPFCCSTMPELPFTFPLNHTNVTHSL